A single window of Tolypothrix sp. NIES-4075 DNA harbors:
- a CDS encoding DNA cytosine methyltransferase: protein MIHSNNKQRPIAVDLFAGAGGMSLGFEQAGFDVLASLEIDPIHCATHQFNFSFSSILCKSIVDTTAIEIRSKSSIGDQEIDVVFGGPPCQGFSLIGKRVFDDPRNSLIHHYIRLVLELQPKYFVLENVKGMTLGKHKEFISIIINQFENNGYKVRKDYKVLNAAEYGVPQNRERLFLLGCRHDLELPNYPQAITRPPKSNKARLNNQLPLSPTVWDALKDLPEIENYIELFEKDWVKKADFGKPSNYGRQLRGLSSIDKDYSYERKYDPRMLTSSLRTKHSLESRHRFESTPSGKTEPVSRFYKLDPEGICNTLRAGTASNRGAFTSARPIHPFTPRCITVREAARLHSYPDWFRFHVTKWHGFRQIGNSVPPLLAKAVASEIIKIIDISPSKPGVIQQLGNEKLLMFDMSKAANYYSVDPHILEPRKRSSR from the coding sequence ATGATTCACAGTAATAACAAACAAAGACCTATTGCTGTTGATTTATTTGCTGGTGCTGGGGGGATGTCTCTTGGTTTTGAACAAGCAGGCTTTGACGTACTTGCATCTCTGGAAATTGATCCAATTCATTGCGCTACACATCAATTTAATTTTTCTTTTTCGAGTATTTTATGTAAAAGTATCGTCGATACTACAGCAATAGAAATTAGAAGTAAATCCTCTATTGGTGATCAAGAAATTGATGTGGTGTTTGGCGGTCCTCCATGTCAAGGTTTTTCATTGATAGGGAAACGTGTTTTTGACGATCCTCGCAACTCTCTAATACATCATTATATCCGCTTAGTTTTAGAATTACAGCCAAAGTATTTTGTTTTAGAAAATGTGAAAGGAATGACTTTGGGAAAGCATAAAGAGTTTATTTCAATAATAATTAATCAGTTTGAAAACAACGGTTACAAAGTTCGCAAAGATTACAAAGTTTTAAATGCTGCTGAATACGGAGTGCCACAGAATCGCGAACGATTATTTTTGCTAGGTTGTCGTCATGATTTGGAATTACCAAATTATCCACAAGCTATTACTAGACCTCCAAAATCAAATAAAGCTCGCTTAAATAATCAACTACCATTAAGCCCTACAGTTTGGGATGCACTTAAAGACCTACCTGAAATAGAAAATTACATAGAGTTATTTGAAAAAGATTGGGTGAAAAAAGCAGATTTTGGGAAACCAAGTAATTATGGTAGACAACTTCGTGGTCTTTCCTCTATAGATAAAGACTATTCCTATGAGCGTAAATACGATCCGAGAATGCTTACCTCAAGTTTAAGAACAAAGCATAGTTTAGAATCACGTCATAGGTTTGAGTCTACTCCATCTGGTAAAACAGAACCTGTCAGCCGCTTTTATAAACTTGATCCGGAAGGAATATGCAATACACTCAGAGCTGGAACTGCTAGCAATAGAGGAGCTTTTACTTCTGCTAGACCAATTCACCCATTTACCCCAAGATGTATAACTGTACGCGAAGCTGCGCGTTTACATTCTTATCCAGACTGGTTTAGATTTCATGTAACAAAATGGCATGGATTTCGACAAATAGGAAATTCTGTTCCACCTTTATTAGCTAAGGCAGTGGCGTCAGAAATTATTAAAATTATCGATATATCTCCATCCAAACCAGGAGTTATACAACAATTAGGAAACGAAAAATTACTGATGTTTGATATGTCTAAAGCTGCCAACTATTACAGT
- the lpxB gene encoding lipid-A-disaccharide synthase, whose product MRIFISTGEVSGDLQGALLIAALQRQVLAAGLELEIVALGGEKMAAAGAHLLGNTSSIGSMGLFESLPYILPTIQVQRQAIAYLKENPPDLVVLIDYMTPNLGIGTYLEKHMPQVPVVYYIAPQEWVWSVSLRNTSRIVSFTDKLLAIFLEEARYYQENGAKVSWVGHPLVDRMENAPSRETARAKLGIASEQIAIALLPASRRQELKYLLPVIFKAAQNIQAKLPEVHFWIPLSLEIYREAIEKAIQRYNLRATIVSGQQQEVMAAADLAITKSGTVNLELSLLNVPQVVAYRLHPVTAWIARNILKGSIPFASPTNLVVMREIVPEFLQERATPENVTQAAMELLLNPSRKEQILADYREVRQQLGEVGVCDRAAEEILQMVSHSAMFVI is encoded by the coding sequence ATGCGAATATTTATCAGCACCGGTGAAGTGTCTGGCGATTTGCAAGGAGCGTTGCTGATTGCAGCACTTCAACGTCAAGTCCTTGCGGCTGGGTTGGAATTAGAGATTGTGGCACTGGGTGGTGAAAAAATGGCGGCAGCTGGCGCACATCTGCTAGGTAATACTAGTAGTATTGGCTCAATGGGTCTTTTTGAATCGTTGCCTTATATTTTGCCAACCATCCAAGTGCAACGACAAGCGATCGCTTACCTGAAAGAAAATCCACCTGATTTGGTAGTTTTAATTGACTATATGACACCCAATCTGGGCATTGGCACTTATCTAGAAAAGCATATGCCGCAAGTTCCAGTGGTGTATTACATTGCACCGCAAGAGTGGGTATGGTCAGTAAGTTTGCGTAACACTTCCCGAATAGTCAGCTTTACAGATAAGCTTTTGGCAATTTTTTTAGAGGAAGCTCGTTACTACCAAGAGAATGGCGCTAAAGTTAGCTGGGTAGGACATCCTTTAGTTGACCGAATGGAAAATGCTCCCAGTCGCGAAACTGCTCGTGCTAAGTTGGGGATTGCATCAGAACAGATAGCGATCGCTCTTTTACCCGCTTCTCGTCGCCAAGAACTAAAATATCTCTTACCAGTAATCTTTAAAGCTGCACAAAATATTCAAGCTAAGTTACCCGAAGTTCATTTCTGGATTCCTTTATCTCTGGAAATATACCGAGAAGCTATAGAAAAAGCAATACAGCGTTATAATTTGCGGGCAACTATAGTATCCGGTCAGCAACAAGAAGTTATGGCGGCTGCGGATTTGGCAATTACTAAATCTGGTACAGTCAATTTAGAGCTTTCGCTGCTAAATGTGCCGCAAGTTGTTGCTTATCGGCTGCATCCAGTTACAGCTTGGATTGCCCGTAATATTCTTAAAGGTTCTATACCCTTCGCATCACCAACTAACTTGGTGGTGATGAGAGAAATTGTACCAGAGTTTTTACAAGAGCGAGCAACGCCAGAAAACGTGACTCAAGCTGCGATGGAATTATTGCTTAATCCTAGTCGAAAAGAGCAAATTTTGGCTGATTATCGAGAAGTGCGGCAACAGTTGGGAGAAGTGGGAGTATGCGATCGCGCTGCGGAAGAGATTTTACAAATGGTTTCTCATAGTGCGATGTTTGTGATTTGA
- the lpxA gene encoding acyl-ACP--UDP-N-acetylglucosamine O-acyltransferase, which produces MKTLIHPTAVIHPNAQIHATVQIGAYAVIGGQVKVGPETIISPHVVLDGLTEIGARNHIFPGACIGMEPQDLKYAGEPSWVKIGDNNQIREYVTINRATGAGEATIIGDGNLLMAYVHVGHNCVIADSTIIANSVALAGHVHIDSCARLSGVLGVHQFVHIGSLAMVGGMTRIDRDVPPYMMVEGNPSRIRTLNLVGLKRSGMSSTDLQILKKAFRFLYRSELTFKDALEQLELLGDTEQLQYLRRFLLLSQMPGRRGLIPGKGKAAGSDES; this is translated from the coding sequence TTGAAAACTCTTATTCATCCAACTGCTGTAATTCATCCTAACGCGCAAATCCACGCCACGGTGCAAATCGGTGCCTATGCGGTTATTGGAGGGCAAGTCAAAGTAGGTCCGGAAACTATTATTAGTCCTCATGTTGTCCTAGACGGACTGACGGAAATTGGAGCGCGAAATCACATTTTTCCGGGAGCATGTATTGGCATGGAACCCCAGGATCTAAAATACGCTGGGGAGCCTAGCTGGGTCAAAATTGGCGACAATAACCAAATTCGCGAATATGTGACGATTAACCGAGCTACAGGCGCTGGTGAAGCAACTATCATTGGCGATGGGAACTTGTTAATGGCTTACGTCCATGTAGGTCATAACTGCGTCATTGCCGATTCTACGATTATTGCTAACTCTGTGGCTTTGGCTGGTCACGTCCATATTGATTCCTGCGCTCGACTGAGCGGCGTTTTGGGTGTCCATCAATTTGTACATATCGGTAGCTTGGCAATGGTCGGCGGTATGACCCGCATTGACCGCGATGTGCCGCCATATATGATGGTGGAGGGTAATCCATCACGGATACGAACCCTCAACCTTGTAGGACTCAAACGCTCTGGAATGAGTTCTACTGACTTGCAAATCCTCAAAAAAGCCTTCCGCTTTCTCTACCGTTCTGAGTTAACTTTTAAAGACGCTTTGGAACAGTTGGAACTGCTGGGAGATACAGAACAGTTGCAGTATCTGCGCCGCTTTTTGCTATTATCTCAAATGCCCGGAAGACGCGGCTTGATTCCTGGAAAGGGCAAAGCAGCCGGAAGTGATGAATCTTGA
- the fabZ gene encoding 3-hydroxyacyl-ACP dehydratase FabZ — MSILTELNTVKDPDSASTKSQTNETNTSETKTIFTIQEIQKLLPHRYPFALVDRIIDYVPGNRAVGIKNVTFNEPQFQGHFPGQPIMPGVLIVEAMAQVGGIVLTQLPELEGGLFLFAGIDKVRFRRQVVPGDQLVMTVELLWVKQRRFGKMQARAEVDGQLAAEGELMFSLAN, encoded by the coding sequence ATGTCAATTCTCACTGAACTTAACACAGTCAAAGATCCTGATTCTGCATCTACCAAATCTCAAACCAATGAAACAAACACATCTGAGACAAAAACGATTTTTACAATACAAGAAATTCAGAAACTCTTACCCCATCGCTATCCTTTTGCACTTGTAGACCGAATTATCGACTACGTGCCAGGAAACCGGGCTGTGGGTATAAAAAACGTCACCTTTAACGAACCCCAGTTTCAAGGGCATTTTCCCGGTCAGCCGATTATGCCGGGAGTGCTAATTGTTGAAGCTATGGCACAAGTCGGCGGTATCGTTTTAACTCAACTACCAGAGTTAGAGGGCGGACTTTTCCTGTTTGCAGGTATCGATAAAGTCCGGTTTCGCCGCCAAGTAGTACCAGGCGATCAACTAGTAATGACCGTGGAACTGTTGTGGGTAAAACAACGTCGTTTCGGTAAGATGCAGGCTCGTGCCGAGGTAGACGGTCAGCTCGCTGCCGAAGGCGAACTGATGTTTTCACTTGCTAATTAA
- the lpxC gene encoding UDP-3-O-acyl-N-acetylglucosamine deacetylase: protein MQQHTIAATIAQVGVGLHSGEKTQVRILPADAGSGRYFVRVDLPDLPIIPAQVAAVNETVLSTQLGKGVACIRTVEHLLAALCAMGVDNARIEIDGAEVPLLDGSAQIWTQAIAEVGLVSQTLTNDEIPPAITEPIWVRQDDAFVCAIPAPEIRFTYGIDFDLPAIGNQWYSWSRGSNLANASVAFAAEIAPARTFGLLHQIEYLQKSGLIKGGSLDNALVCGPEGWLNPPLRYANEPVRHKILDLVGDLSLLGNFLPSAHFLAYKASHNLHIQLAQRILDFRF from the coding sequence ATGCAACAACACACAATAGCTGCGACGATCGCCCAAGTAGGAGTCGGACTACATAGCGGTGAGAAAACTCAGGTACGGATACTACCAGCAGATGCGGGTAGTGGACGCTACTTTGTTCGGGTGGATTTGCCGGACTTACCGATAATTCCTGCACAAGTTGCGGCGGTGAATGAGACTGTGCTTTCGACTCAGTTGGGTAAAGGGGTGGCGTGCATTCGCACTGTAGAGCATTTATTAGCGGCTCTGTGTGCGATGGGGGTGGATAACGCCCGAATTGAGATTGATGGAGCGGAAGTGCCTCTTTTGGACGGTTCAGCGCAAATTTGGACACAAGCGATCGCCGAAGTTGGCTTAGTCTCACAAACTTTGACTAACGACGAAATTCCCCCGGCAATAACCGAACCAATTTGGGTGCGTCAAGACGATGCGTTTGTCTGTGCTATCCCCGCACCAGAAATTCGTTTTACCTACGGTATTGACTTCGACCTGCCGGCGATCGGTAATCAATGGTACAGTTGGTCACGAGGCTCAAATCTGGCAAATGCGTCAGTTGCGTTTGCGGCGGAAATTGCCCCTGCCCGTACTTTTGGTTTACTACATCAAATTGAATACCTGCAAAAATCAGGGTTAATTAAAGGCGGAAGCTTGGATAATGCCCTCGTTTGCGGACCCGAAGGTTGGCTAAATCCACCATTAAGATATGCAAATGAGCCAGTACGTCATAAAATCTTGGATTTAGTAGGAGATTTAAGTTTACTAGGAAATTTCTTACCTAGTGCTCATTTCTTGGCGTACAAAGCCAGCCACAATTTACATATTCAACTCGCCCAGAGGATTTTAGATTTTAGATTTTAG
- a CDS encoding BamA/TamA family outer membrane protein, which yields MRLSPVLVAALTIAAPLGSSLSANAQTPNSSKQKPVVLQPTTNKDSQLVNQSANVQGAAALRVEPRSTSNVNLENLKKQPGVVAVFPAKKPVVIIPSHAAPITAQNPPSNQNIPGSNTVPDISPPENQQQVPSQNLPTLNPNQPTPEENQQQQNQQLNQPAPGENQQQQNQQLNQPAPGENQQQQNQQLNQPASEQNQQPPTLNPNQPAPEQNQQPPNQQFNQPAPEQNQQNATPEATESRVLVSEVLVRSQTGQQLLPELENQVYRAIRTQPGRTTTRSQLQEDINAIFGTGYFSNVQAVPEDTPLGVRVSFVVQPNPVLTKVQIQANPGTNVPSVLPANAVDEIFKEQYGGILNLRSLQEGIKTLTKRYQDQGYVLANVVGAPQVAENGVVTLQVAEGVVEDIRVRFRNKDGQDTDDKGRPIRGRTRDYIVKRELELKPGQVFNRNTVQKDLQRVFGLGLFEDINVSLDPGSDPSKVDVVVNVAERNSGSIAAGAGISSASGLFGTISYQQQNLGGRNQKLGAELQVGQRELLFDLRFTDPWIAGDPNRTSYTANIFRRRSISLIFDGKDDNIETFNPGRPDEDGDRPRVVRLGGGVTFTRPLSGNPFKNSEWTASAGFQYQRITITDADGNVRKLGRLENSTNPNDILELSQSGEGRDDLLLLQLGAARDRRNNALQPTRGSFLRFGVDQSVPVGLGSIFLTRFRGSYSQYVPVKFTNFNKGAQTLAFNIQGGTVLGDLPPYEAFTLGGSNSVRGYEEGLLGASRSYVQASLEYRFPVFSVVSGALFFDVGSDLGSSTRAAEILNKSGTGYGYGLGVRVQSPLGPIRVDYGINDDGDSRINFGIGERF from the coding sequence ATGCGTTTATCTCCCGTATTGGTGGCGGCGTTGACAATTGCAGCCCCTTTGGGCAGCTCTTTGAGTGCAAATGCACAAACCCCTAATAGCTCAAAACAGAAACCAGTCGTTTTGCAACCAACGACAAACAAAGACTCGCAACTGGTAAATCAAAGCGCAAACGTTCAAGGTGCAGCAGCCTTAAGAGTAGAACCTCGTTCCACCTCAAATGTGAATCTGGAAAACCTCAAAAAGCAGCCAGGTGTTGTCGCTGTCTTTCCAGCAAAGAAGCCAGTAGTAATAATACCAAGCCACGCAGCGCCAATCACGGCACAAAACCCGCCGTCAAACCAAAATATTCCCGGTTCAAATACAGTTCCCGATATTTCGCCACCTGAGAATCAACAACAAGTTCCTTCCCAGAATTTGCCAACGCTGAATCCTAATCAGCCAACACCTGAAGAAAACCAACAACAGCAAAATCAACAACTCAATCAGCCAGCACCAGGAGAAAATCAACAACAGCAAAATCAGCAACTCAATCAGCCAGCACCAGGAGAAAATCAACAACAGCAAAATCAACAACTCAATCAGCCAGCATCCGAACAAAATCAACAACCGCCAACGCTGAATCCTAATCAGCCAGCACCCGAACAAAATCAACAACCGCCAAATCAGCAATTCAATCAGCCAGCACCCGAACAAAATCAACAAAACGCAACCCCAGAAGCGACAGAATCCCGCGTTTTAGTATCAGAGGTATTGGTTAGAAGTCAGACAGGGCAGCAATTATTACCGGAACTAGAAAACCAAGTTTACAGAGCGATTCGTACCCAACCAGGAAGGACAACAACGCGATCGCAACTACAGGAAGATATTAACGCAATCTTCGGTACTGGTTACTTCTCTAACGTCCAGGCAGTGCCAGAAGATACTCCCTTAGGCGTGCGCGTCAGCTTCGTAGTGCAGCCCAACCCGGTCTTAACTAAAGTTCAAATTCAGGCAAATCCGGGCACAAATGTTCCCTCGGTACTACCTGCTAACGCTGTTGATGAAATCTTTAAAGAGCAATATGGCGGCATTCTCAACTTACGTAGCTTGCAGGAAGGCATCAAAACTTTAACCAAGCGCTATCAAGACCAAGGTTATGTACTTGCAAACGTAGTAGGTGCGCCGCAAGTAGCAGAAAACGGAGTTGTCACCCTACAAGTAGCAGAAGGGGTGGTGGAAGATATTCGCGTCAGATTCCGCAATAAAGACGGTCAAGATACAGACGATAAAGGACGACCAATCCGGGGTCGGACGCGGGACTATATCGTTAAGCGAGAATTGGAATTGAAGCCCGGACAAGTCTTCAACCGCAACACAGTGCAAAAAGACTTGCAAAGGGTATTTGGACTAGGACTATTTGAAGATATAAATGTTTCCCTTGACCCAGGTAGTGACCCTAGCAAGGTGGATGTAGTAGTGAATGTGGCTGAACGCAACAGTGGTTCCATCGCAGCAGGAGCCGGGATTAGTTCTGCCAGCGGGCTGTTTGGTACCATCAGCTATCAACAGCAAAATTTAGGGGGAAGAAACCAAAAATTAGGTGCAGAGTTACAAGTAGGACAAAGAGAATTGCTGTTTGATTTGCGGTTTACAGACCCGTGGATTGCCGGCGATCCTAACCGCACTTCCTACACAGCGAATATTTTCCGCCGTCGGTCGATTTCGTTGATTTTTGATGGCAAAGATGACAATATTGAAACCTTTAACCCAGGAAGACCAGATGAAGATGGCGATCGCCCGCGTGTTGTTCGTCTAGGTGGTGGTGTCACTTTTACTCGTCCCTTGTCCGGTAATCCCTTCAAAAATTCTGAATGGACAGCTTCAGCTGGTTTCCAATATCAAAGAATTACCATCACTGATGCCGATGGCAATGTCAGAAAGTTAGGACGACTTGAGAATAGTACTAACCCTAACGACATACTTGAACTAAGTCAATCTGGGGAAGGTAGAGACGACTTGCTGCTATTGCAATTAGGAGCCGCACGCGATCGCCGTAATAACGCCTTGCAACCTACCAGAGGTTCTTTTCTCCGCTTTGGGGTCGATCAATCAGTACCAGTGGGATTAGGCAGCATTTTCCTGACTAGATTCCGGGGTAGCTACAGCCAATATGTCCCCGTAAAATTTACTAACTTTAACAAAGGAGCACAAACCCTCGCTTTCAACATTCAAGGCGGAACCGTCTTGGGTGACTTACCTCCTTACGAAGCCTTTACCCTTGGTGGTAGCAACTCTGTCCGGGGCTATGAAGAAGGACTATTAGGTGCTAGTCGAAGTTATGTGCAAGCATCACTTGAATATCGCTTCCCTGTTTTTTCCGTAGTCAGTGGCGCACTATTTTTTGATGTCGGTAGTGACTTGGGAAGCAGCACTAGAGCAGCTGAGATACTGAACAAAAGCGGTACAGGCTATGGCTACGGTCTTGGCGTGCGCGTGCAGTCTCCACTAGGACCGATTCGCGTTGACTACGGCATCAATGACGATGGCGACAGCCGAATCAATTTTGGGATTGGCGAAAGGTTTTAA
- the purC gene encoding phosphoribosylaminoimidazolesuccinocarboxamide synthase: MSVNSKIYEGKAKILYSTEDPEVLLADFKDDATAFNAQKRGSILGKGTINCSISAKLFQELEMQGIKTHFIDSPKPNQMRVRAVKIVPLEVVVRNIAAGSLCQQTGLALGTVLKEPLVEFYYKSDELGDPLLTSDRLRLLELATPEQVETITHLALQINEFLRGFWERCGITLVDFKLEFGVDSQQQLLLADEISPDTCRLWDQAETDPNRRVMDKDRFRRDLGNVENAYQEVLQRVLKAVESKK; encoded by the coding sequence ATGAGTGTTAATTCCAAAATATACGAAGGCAAAGCAAAAATTCTCTACTCAACGGAAGATCCGGAAGTTTTGTTAGCTGATTTCAAAGATGATGCCACTGCCTTTAATGCTCAAAAGCGTGGTAGTATTTTGGGTAAGGGAACCATAAATTGTAGCATTTCCGCTAAATTATTTCAAGAGTTGGAAATGCAAGGTATTAAAACTCACTTTATTGACAGCCCAAAGCCAAATCAAATGCGGGTAAGGGCAGTGAAGATTGTGCCTTTAGAAGTAGTGGTGAGAAACATTGCTGCCGGCAGTCTGTGTCAGCAAACAGGATTGGCACTAGGAACCGTTCTGAAAGAGCCTTTGGTAGAGTTTTATTACAAGAGTGATGAATTAGGAGATCCGTTGCTGACAAGCGATCGCCTGCGTCTACTAGAACTAGCAACTCCGGAACAAGTTGAGACAATAACCCATCTAGCATTGCAAATCAACGAGTTTCTCCGTGGCTTTTGGGAGCGGTGTGGAATTACACTAGTAGACTTCAAACTAGAATTTGGTGTGGACTCACAACAGCAATTGCTCTTAGCAGATGAAATTAGCCCCGATACCTGCCGTTTGTGGGATCAAGCCGAAACTGACCCCAACCGCCGAGTAATGGACAAAGACCGCTTCCGCCGAGACTTAGGGAATGTAGAAAATGCCTACCAGGAGGTTTTACAACGAGTGCTCAAAGCAGTAGAAAGTAAAAAATGA
- a CDS encoding DUF7219 family protein encodes MNKDDFLYPRGRYYGQVKPENLVFNANLQEFAQKISYICNLETGGKLPPEEAYEQIKDLWKELKRTKKQLRIGEHPFQDDEGQGE; translated from the coding sequence ATGAATAAAGACGATTTTCTTTATCCTCGCGGTCGCTATTACGGTCAGGTAAAGCCAGAAAACTTAGTTTTTAATGCGAATTTACAGGAATTTGCTCAGAAAATTAGCTACATCTGCAACTTAGAAACAGGTGGAAAACTACCACCAGAAGAAGCATACGAGCAAATCAAGGATCTTTGGAAAGAGTTGAAACGCACAAAAAAACAACTGAGAATTGGCGAACACCCGTTTCAGGATGATGAGGGACAGGGGGAGTAG
- a CDS encoding GAF domain-containing protein, translating into MTLPSPGSVLATLTELTQVNRTHALLRRVKDLSVNEFVCLLDFITAEFQQFLRAIELINNEALETMLEKILEAITLKIGQILQAEHTTIFLVDHDKNQLWSKVPQDNTQKPLEIRTPIAVGIPGHVARTGEYLNISQASTHPLFSPELEKQMGYKIRNILCMPVISSKNQIVAVVQLANKAGNIPFNYDDEVCFHDFASSIGIILESCQSFYVAARNQRGATALLRATQTLGQSLDLEATLQIVMEQARILMQADRSTLFLHRKEMGELWTKVEVADRSTMVEIRIPANRGIVGYVASTGQALNISDAYKDPRFDPTTDRKTGYITRNILCLPVFNSANELIGVTQLINKHQGSFTSSDEEFMRAFNIQAGIALENARLFESVLLEKQYQKDILQSLSDAVISTDMEGRIVTINDAALELLGCPLGEFNAKNSKPLWEKNLINRLVWEVVPIDNLQMRLQDSLKSGARHYVPEQSLIVGLYQVKSRDAINRVCTELGVRSKEISTHDIYILAVGDRTNPDVFIPWNQPLTPQSELLSSAAVKKIERSTNLTVNPLTNPEGGVRGGLVVLEDISQEKRMKTTMYRYLTPHVAEQVMALGEDALMVGERKEVTILFSDIRGYTTLTENLGAAEVVSLLNQYFETMVEAVFNHEGTLDKFIGDALMAVFGAPLPLVENHAWKAIQSALDMRERLAEFNQQRIIQAQPEIHIGIGISSGEVVSGNIGSQKRMDYTVIGDGVNLSSRLEGVTKEYGCDIILSEFTYHLCSHRIWVRELDRIRVKGKHQAVNIYELIGDRSTPLNNTTHEFLSHYHAGRAAYLSRHFKEAIACFQAAKRIRPTDQAVNIHLERARNYQQTPPPTSWDGVWTMVAK; encoded by the coding sequence ATGACACTTCCCAGCCCTGGTAGCGTCCTGGCTACATTAACTGAACTTACTCAGGTTAATCGCACCCACGCTCTACTGCGTCGTGTCAAAGACCTTTCTGTAAACGAATTTGTTTGCTTACTAGATTTTATTACCGCAGAGTTTCAGCAATTTCTCAGGGCAATTGAACTAATTAATAATGAAGCCCTAGAAACTATGCTGGAAAAAATACTAGAGGCGATTACACTTAAAATTGGTCAAATTCTCCAAGCTGAACACACTACGATTTTTTTGGTTGACCACGACAAAAATCAATTGTGGTCAAAAGTTCCCCAAGATAACACCCAAAAACCTTTAGAAATTCGCACGCCAATTGCAGTTGGCATTCCCGGTCATGTTGCCAGAACGGGTGAATATTTAAACATATCTCAAGCCTCTACTCACCCTTTATTTAGCCCAGAATTAGAAAAACAAATGGGCTACAAAATTCGCAATATTTTATGTATGCCAGTTATCAGTAGCAAAAATCAGATAGTGGCAGTGGTACAACTAGCAAATAAAGCGGGAAATATTCCTTTTAATTATGATGATGAGGTGTGTTTTCATGATTTCGCTTCTTCTATTGGTATTATCTTAGAAAGTTGCCAATCTTTCTATGTAGCAGCTCGCAATCAAAGAGGTGCTACAGCACTTTTGCGGGCTACTCAAACATTAGGGCAAAGTCTCGATTTAGAAGCTACTTTACAGATAGTAATGGAGCAAGCCCGGATTTTAATGCAAGCAGACCGCAGCACGCTGTTTTTGCACCGCAAAGAAATGGGCGAACTCTGGACGAAGGTAGAGGTGGCGGATCGCTCAACTATGGTGGAAATCCGCATCCCTGCTAATCGTGGCATTGTCGGTTATGTGGCATCTACCGGTCAAGCTTTAAATATCTCGGATGCTTACAAAGACCCGCGCTTTGACCCAACTACAGATAGAAAAACTGGTTATATAACTCGGAATATTCTCTGTTTGCCTGTGTTTAATTCGGCTAATGAATTAATTGGCGTGACGCAGTTAATTAATAAGCACCAAGGCAGTTTTACTTCTTCTGATGAAGAGTTTATGAGGGCATTTAATATCCAAGCAGGTATTGCGCTGGAAAATGCTCGTTTATTCGAAAGTGTGCTATTAGAAAAGCAGTATCAAAAAGACATTTTGCAAAGTCTATCTGATGCGGTAATTTCTACAGATATGGAAGGGCGGATTGTCACAATTAATGATGCGGCTTTAGAGTTACTAGGTTGTCCTTTAGGAGAATTTAATGCCAAAAATAGCAAGCCTTTGTGGGAAAAAAATTTGATTAATCGGCTGGTTTGGGAAGTTGTGCCGATTGACAATTTGCAAATGCGGTTGCAGGATAGTTTAAAAAGTGGTGCAAGACATTATGTGCCAGAGCAAAGTTTGATAGTGGGACTTTATCAAGTTAAAAGTAGAGACGCGATTAATCGCGTCTGTACAGAGTTAGGAGTTAGAAGTAAAGAAATTAGTACGCATGATATTTATATTTTGGCAGTAGGCGATCGCACTAACCCAGATGTATTTATCCCCTGGAATCAACCGCTTACTCCCCAATCTGAGTTATTAAGTTCTGCTGCTGTTAAAAAAATAGAACGTAGCACGAATCTCACTGTCAACCCTCTAACGAACCCAGAAGGGGGGGTGCGCGGTGGTTTGGTGGTGCTAGAAGACATCAGTCAGGAAAAACGGATGAAAACTACAATGTACCGTTACCTGACACCCCATGTAGCAGAGCAAGTTATGGCACTGGGAGAAGATGCTTTAATGGTAGGTGAGCGCAAGGAAGTCACCATTTTGTTTTCTGATATCCGAGGCTACACCACACTAACGGAAAATCTCGGTGCGGCTGAAGTAGTATCGCTGCTAAATCAGTATTTTGAAACGATGGTGGAAGCGGTTTTTAACCACGAAGGGACTTTAGATAAGTTTATTGGGGATGCTTTAATGGCAGTGTTTGGTGCCCCGCTACCGCTAGTGGAAAATCATGCTTGGAAGGCGATACAATCGGCGCTGGATATGCGAGAACGATTGGCGGAATTTAACCAACAGCGAATTATTCAAGCACAACCAGAAATTCATATTGGGATTGGTATTAGTTCTGGGGAAGTGGTTTCCGGTAATATTGGTTCCCAGAAACGAATGGATTATACGGTAATTGGCGATGGCGTGAATTTAAGTTCGCGCTTGGAAGGAGTAACTAAAGAATATGGCTGCGATATTATTTTAAGTGAGTTTACCTACCATTTGTGTAGCCATCGCATCTGGGTACGCGAGTTAGACAGAATTCGCGTAAAAGGTAAACATCAAGCGGTGAATATTTATGAGTTGATTGGCGATCGCTCTACTCCTCTAAACAACACCACCCACGAATTTTTATCACATTACCATGCCGGACGCGCCGCTTATTTATCGCGCCATTTCAAAGAAGCGATCGCCTGTTTTCAAGCCGCAAAACGCATCCGACCCACAGACCAAGCTGTTAATATCCATCTAGAACGCGCTCGTAATTACCAACAAACACCTCCCCCAACTTCCTGGGATGGAGTCTGGACGATGGTTGCAAAGTGA